The genomic stretch AAACTGGAAGAAACATATTATATATTGACACTTAATTTGCCAATTCACCAATTGCTTAATTAACCAATTACGGGTCTTGTAAATAGGGCATTGCAAATAAAATAAGAATCGAGAATTAAAATATTGAATAGAATAAATAAAGGATATACTATTTGAAATCTTTCTATCTAATTCAGTTAGGAAAGCTGTAATGCCACATTATTTTTATCTAAATTGGTAGATTAGGGAATTGATTAATTGATGAATAATCTATAAAGAGGTGTTTTCAAGATGAACATTTCAATAATGGAAAATATTCTAATAGATAAAATAATAGAACAAGCTTTACTGGAAGATATTGGAACCGGAGATATTACTACTGAATCAATTATTCCTTCCGATTTAAAAGCTAAAGGAATCATTAACACCTATGAAGAAGGTGTGGTTGCCGGGTTAGATATTGCTTGCCTGGTATTTCAAAAATTAGGTACAGATATTGCTTTCCAAAAAAATATCCTAGATGGAACAAAAGTTGCTCGAGAGGAAAAATTAGCAGAAATTATTGGTTCTGCCAGAATTATTCTTATGGGAGAAAGAGTTGCTTTAAATTTTATTCAAAGAATGTCTGGTATAGCTACTACTACCTCTCAATTCTGTAAGGAAGTAAAAGATTTCCCGGTTCGAATAGTTGATACACGTAAAACTACCCCTGGATTACGAATATTAGAAAAATATGCTATCCGTATGGGAGGAGGATATAATCACCGCTTCGGACTATACGATGCTGTATTAATTAAGGATAATCATATAGTAGCAGCAGGAGGAATAAAATCAGCAGTAAATTCTGTGCGAAAACAAATCTCTCATACATTAAAGATTGAAGTTGAAGTAGAAAACCTATCTCAACTACAAGAAGCTTTAAAGATGCAAGTTGACATAATTATGTTAGATAACATGGATTTAGAAACTATGAAAGAAGCAGTAAGATTGGTTAAAGGTAAAACTTTAATTGAGGCATCAGGTGGAATTACTTTGAAAAATGTACGGAAAATTGCTCAAACTGGAGTAGATTTTATTTCTATTGGT from Candidatus Atribacteria bacterium encodes the following:
- the nadC gene encoding carboxylating nicotinate-nucleotide diphosphorylase gives rise to the protein MNISIMENILIDKIIEQALLEDIGTGDITTESIIPSDLKAKGIINTYEEGVVAGLDIACLVFQKLGTDIAFQKNILDGTKVAREEKLAEIIGSARIILMGERVALNFIQRMSGIATTTSQFCKEVKDFPVRIVDTRKTTPGLRILEKYAIRMGGGYNHRFGLYDAVLIKDNHIVAAGGIKSAVNSVRKQISHTLKIEVEVENLSQLQEALKMQVDIIMLDNMDLETMKEAVRLVKGKTLIEASGGITLKNVRKIAQTGVDFISIGALTHSVKSLDISMEII